ccgttgtaataaacacatcccacatggggctggagcgctcggcgcttcctgccggcttccgtcgctagtgacgtcaccaacccgattctcaacgagcagtgacgggaacagccggacggagccgccagcacgcgtaactccgagcaaaataaatcaatttcaaaatcgataaaaacgaaaacgaagagattagtgtctttaatttttattagttttagttagttttgtgaaaggacaataccgttttagttagttttcgtgttctattttaattatcgtttttattagttctagttaacgaaaatgttttttcaattctagttttcgttttttcgttaactataataaccctggtgtgcgcgcacacacacggcacGATCTCTATTTGTAAATTGTGTCATTCGGCGTATAAACCTGTCCATCGTACAAGTCCGCTCTCTTTTCTTCTCGGCCCTGTGCATTCGTTTACCACGGCGGGAAATCAATCAGTGGACCGATGGATTATCATACACACATTATGACGTCTTTACAAATCATGTTTATAAATCGACAAAAGTTGTGTTTTGATCAACATTATGTCACAAATTAATAATGTCATATTTTGCAGAGTCCATGGCACTGGGTAATTACATCATAGCCTGTGTTTGTAATACTTAGTTCACAGTTTTCATACATGTAAAACGTGCTTCATAAAAACTTGCATGGAAAATAGATGACAATACataaaaattcaaataaaatgacataacAGTCAAATGTATGTTACATAACTTTTTTAAATCACGAATCCAATttcataataaaaacattaaaatggaaaacattgaaaaaagtacaaaaaatataaatagacctgtttatttattttttttataataagcAATCAATAAGCTATATACATCAGCTCCGGTGTCAAGGAAAGAAAACCATTTCAAGGTTTCTATAAAGACAAAAAGATTGGTAGAGTCAGAATtacatgtttttctgtttgctctACTGCAGTAGttcatctaaaataaaatgttaaaatgcatttatatgAAGACAAGTGGAAAGGTGCTTCAATTTACTCGATTTTGATAAGTTCATTTCAAAGCACACTTACACGTTCGAAATTAGAAGCATCGTTAACCAAAGTGTTGGTATCAATATTTATAAGATACTGTATATGTTTGTTTCTCAGTCATGCTGGAACAAATAGCAGTAATCCTGCAAATACCAAAACTGCatactttcttttatttagtcATTCTCATCCATACTTGTCACATTTTAAGGCTTTGTTATGACCTTATGTCGCATACAGAAGCATGCATGCATATATACAAAGTACCCTTGAGCCAATGTGTACATCTTCCTACTTAAATTGTCTAAgcaaaatataatattttggtTGACCGTAAAAAGATTGGCCTGTGTTTGCAGGGTTTTTCAGACCAATGGTTTGTTAAAGCTATATTCTTAGAAACAAGGCGTTGGGTCCTAAAGATCGTTCGGTGTCGTTTTTGTGCAGGCGATGTTTCCGCTCTGTTGGCTGACTGAAATGTGCTTCTTTAACGCCGGGAAATGTCTCACAAGTATCTGTCTGAAATAATTCTGGAATTTTCTCCCGATAAAAGTGTAGAAGATAGGACTGATGCAAAAGTAAACGTAGGCAAGGTTTCGAGTGATTTGAAGAGCATAACCCCATTTTTGCGCTTCCTCACAAGTTGACGCACTATCGTGCATCAGAAGTACGATGTTGAATGGAGTCCAGGACACAAAGAACAGCAGCACAATGATGAATATTAGCCTCACTGTCTTGAACTTGCTAACTATCTTTGATGATATAACAGTAATAGCAATCCTGATATAGCAGTAGACGATAATGATCAGAGGAAGaatcaagaaaagaaagatcTGAAGGTAAAAGCTGGCTGTTCGCAGCTGATGCAAATGAAAAGAAGGCAAGTCACCTGGATATTCATCACAGTAAGTTTTGTTCTCAACATAATAAACAAAGGTGGTGTGGAGAATCATCGGCTTAATGCATGCCATGATGCTGACGACCCACACAACAATACAGGAGGCGACCGCATACCTTTTATTCCTCAGCCGTGATGCGACTAAGGAGTACACAACTGCAAGGTGTCGGTCAAAGGTCAACAGAGTTAGAAAGAGGACAGAACTGTAAAATCCCAGGTAGTAGACACTTCCAAAGATCTTGCACATGGCCTTGCCAAAGATCCAGTTGGAGAGCTGCATGTAGATTGCCATGAAAGGAAGGCTGCTCATGAAGATCAGGGAGGACAGGACCAGGTTCAGCAGCAAAATGTTGGTCACAGTGGTCAACTGCTCAAATCTAGACGGTTACAATGAGATGGAGAGAAACGTAAGAATCCGTGAACGGTGTGGCAcaagcatttttctttgttttgttgttctCGTGAACACCAGGATATAACGTTAGCATCAAGATGTGGAAAACCAATTTAGGACTAtacataaacaaacaagaatTGATGTGAAACAGCACGTGTTCACTATGTGTTGGTGTTTTTGAACCAATTGGATCAGCCATAATGTCAGTCCAGTTGGATAGCTGCCATCAAACTTTGAAGtcattattttctttgtcaACTCAAGTACCTCATATACCGACACATCATCACAACCAATCAGCCGTTCCCTTCAtcccaccatcaccaccagtgactgcaatttatttttatcatctttATTCCTGAAATATGTTACCTGGAAGAGAAATACAATCCGATTTACGACCACCTGTACTTATGACCGGTACCGGTCAGCGAGACATTTgctaccgggccgcacagaaagaataaaatgtttttgttctattgattattagagtctgattggtgttttagtttagtttagttcctcCAAAtaataaagccgtaaactagcggAAATGAGTTTCAAAACtcaaacaaacgtctttggggAGCTTCTTTGCCAAGGGGAAAAGGGCATCTaagaaaaacagaagaggaGCCAACAACCTCctagaaaagaaagcttcttttaacagacaaagcaGGAGACATCCTTAAAATACGGGTTAATCAACTGCTGATTCATTCACCAAGTCCGCTCTATGCATGCCCGTTGATAGGGGGGGCAACCGAGTATGTATTGTCCCGGGTCTCAAGGCAATAGGGACCCATGAGTGACCCTTAATCTACTTTATCTACCGTAATATTCCtccattattttaaattaaatagttGACTATTACATTAAAGACCTCTTCAATCCCACcaacatgccttccagtgaggaagcagggcctcgGACTCGGGAGTGGGCTCTTCTGTCTTTGGcgctgaggttgccgaggtagtcaaaaagctctTTGCCGGCAAAACCCCGGGGGGGTCTatgagatccgcccagagttccctaaggctctggatgttgtagggctgtcattaTTGACAATACTCTGCAACATCGCGTGGACATCTGGAGGCAGTGCCTTCGGATTGGCAGACTGGGGTgatggtccctctttataagaaaggggaccggagggtgtgttccaactataggggatcacactcctcatcttcccctattcaggggtactggagaggagggtccgccggaaaGTCGAACCTccgattcaggaggagcaatgcagttttagtccagcCAGgacgttgagggggttcggtttggtgacctcaggattgggtcgctgctttttgcagacgatgtgatcctgttggcttcatcagaccgtgccctccagctctcactggatcggttcgcagctgTGTGTTCAGCGGCCAGGATGAGAATCAAGACAATCTAAATTTTAATTTCCGATGGTAATGATCTGGCAACAATTGCCAAAAATGTTcaagtgtgtggtaaacactttgagacgctttatggagcgggagatagaCAGGAGGGTCGGTGCAGCATCTtcatggtgaagaggaagctgagccgaaaggcgaagctcttcatttaccggtcgatcttcgttcctaccctcacctgtggtcacgagctttgggtagtgaccgaaagaacgagatcgcgggtacaagtggctgaaatgagcttcctccgtagggtggctgggctctcccttagagatcgggtgagaagctcagt
This DNA window, taken from Brachionichthys hirsutus isolate HB-005 chromosome 14, CSIRO-AGI_Bhir_v1, whole genome shotgun sequence, encodes the following:
- the LOC137903913 gene encoding C-C chemokine receptor type 3-like codes for the protein MEATTYEYSDYSDEPYTPAPPCRRDSDNDLGAHLSILFYFMFLISLLGNGLVLVIIHRFEQLTTVTNILLLNLVLSSLIFMSSLPFMAIYMQLSNWIFGKAMCKIFGSVYYLGFYSSVLFLTLLTFDRHLAVVYSLVASRLRNKRYAVASCIVVWVVSIMACIKPMILHTTFVYYVENKTYCDEYPGDLPSFHLHQLRTASFYLQIFLFLILPLIIIVYCYIRIAITVISSKIVSKFKTVRLIFIIVLLFFVSWTPFNIVLLMHDSASTCEEAQKWGYALQITRNLAYVYFCISPIFYTFIGRKFQNYFRQILVRHFPALKKHISVSQQSGNIACTKTTPNDL